A single window of Synechococcus sp. C9 DNA harbors:
- a CDS encoding DUF2281 domain-containing protein, with amino-acid sequence MTNREQLIQELEQAPDDLVQVVLDFLHRVKAIRKNHPLAKFAGILSDSEAEDLQRTIVAECRQVDLNEW; translated from the coding sequence GAGCAATTGATTCAGGAACTTGAACAGGCTCCCGATGATTTAGTACAGGTAGTGTTGGATTTTTTACATCGGGTCAAAGCGATACGTAAGAACCATCCGCTTGCAAAATTTGCAGGAATTTTAAGTGATTCAGAGGCGGAGGATTTACAGCGAACAATTGTGGCGGAATGTCGGCAGGTGGATTTGAATGAGTGGTGA
- a CDS encoding type II toxin-antitoxin system VapC family toxin, translating to MSGEIALDTSVAVRFLNGDATITERILALPEITLPMVVVGELLFGAENSMRPLQNLPRYLEFISACRAVPLGRETATIYAQTRFALKRKGRPIPMNDVWIAAQCIEHNWVLVTNDTDFDYVDGLILERW from the coding sequence ATGAGTGGTGAGATTGCGCTTGATACCTCTGTTGCGGTTCGTTTCTTAAATGGAGATGCAACAATTACTGAAAGGATATTAGCTTTACCGGAAATAACCCTGCCAATGGTAGTGGTCGGAGAGTTATTATTTGGTGCAGAAAACTCAATGCGTCCGCTACAAAACTTGCCCCGCTATCTGGAATTTATATCGGCTTGTAGAGCGGTTCCGCTAGGGAGAGAAACAGCAACAATATATGCTCAGACTCGATTCGCATTGAAGCGAAAGGGGCGACCAATCCCAATGAACGATGTATGGATTGCTGCTCAGTGCATAGAACATAATTGGGTATTGGTGACTAATGATACTGACTTTGATTATGTAGATGGACTGATATTAGAACGCTGGTAG